The proteins below come from a single Cystobacter ferrugineus genomic window:
- a CDS encoding YceI family protein: MKMFMKSAVAALVLAAPSFAFATEYDIDAAHSSAQFAVKHMMVSNVRGSFSKVTGTANIDEKDITKSTIEASIDATTFNTNDTARDEHMRGPEFFDTAKYPAITFKSTKVQKAGKNLKVTGDLTMHGVTKPVVLDVEGFTTESKDPWGNFKRGGTATTKLNRKDFGLTWNKVLETGGVAVGEEVSITIDLQLAKKQAPAKTATDTK; the protein is encoded by the coding sequence ATGAAGATGTTCATGAAGTCCGCCGTCGCCGCCCTGGTGCTCGCCGCCCCGTCGTTCGCCTTCGCCACCGAGTACGACATCGACGCCGCCCACTCGAGCGCCCAGTTCGCCGTGAAGCACATGATGGTGTCCAACGTGCGCGGCTCCTTCTCGAAGGTGACGGGCACCGCCAACATCGACGAGAAGGACATCACCAAGTCCACGATCGAGGCGAGCATCGACGCCACGACCTTCAACACCAACGATACCGCCCGTGACGAGCACATGCGCGGCCCGGAGTTCTTCGACACCGCGAAGTATCCCGCCATCACCTTCAAGTCGACGAAGGTGCAGAAGGCGGGCAAGAACCTCAAGGTGACGGGCGACCTCACCATGCACGGCGTGACCAAGCCGGTGGTGCTGGACGTGGAGGGCTTCACCACCGAGTCGAAGGATCCCTGGGGCAACTTCAAGCGCGGCGGCACGGCCACCACGAAGCTCAACCGCAAGGACTTCGGCCTGACCTGGAACAAGGTGCTGGAGACGGGCGGCGTGGCGGTGGGCGAGGAGGTCTCCATCACCATCGACCTGCAGCTCGCGAAGAAGCAGGCGCCGGCCAAGACGGCCACTGACACCAAGTAG
- a CDS encoding NAD-dependent epimerase/dehydratase family protein, with amino-acid sequence MKILVTGATGYIGSAVAGALAKAGHQVKGLARSDDAKRKLESLAIQPVRGDLTDAAGLSALVQDFDAVVWTATSNSEAVDAPAVAAVLDKLAGTGKTFLYTSGVWVHGGTRGDVADEDSPLNAAELVAWRPSVEKRVLATQGIRGIVIRPGIVYGRAGGIPGMLGSSAREGGAARFVGTGENHWPVVFVDDLADLYVRAVERASAGAILLAVQGPSFKVKDIAAAASEGAGAGGKTVAWPLEEARKQFGAFADALALDQKFSARRAEQSLGWAPRGPTIIEELRSGSYARR; translated from the coding sequence ATGAAGATTCTTGTCACTGGAGCAACGGGTTACATCGGCTCGGCCGTCGCGGGGGCTCTTGCCAAGGCCGGTCATCAGGTCAAGGGCCTCGCCCGCTCCGACGACGCGAAGCGCAAGCTCGAGTCGCTGGCCATCCAGCCCGTGCGGGGTGATCTCACGGATGCCGCGGGCCTGTCCGCGCTCGTGCAGGACTTCGACGCGGTCGTCTGGACCGCCACCTCGAACAGCGAGGCCGTGGACGCGCCCGCGGTCGCGGCGGTGCTCGACAAGCTGGCGGGCACGGGCAAGACCTTCCTCTACACGAGCGGTGTCTGGGTGCATGGTGGCACGCGTGGCGATGTGGCGGATGAGGACAGCCCGCTGAACGCGGCGGAGCTCGTCGCCTGGCGTCCGTCCGTGGAGAAGCGGGTGCTCGCCACGCAGGGCATTCGTGGCATCGTCATCCGCCCCGGCATCGTCTACGGGCGCGCGGGTGGAATCCCTGGGATGCTGGGCTCTTCCGCGCGGGAGGGAGGCGCCGCGCGCTTCGTGGGCACTGGGGAGAACCACTGGCCGGTGGTGTTCGTCGATGACCTCGCGGACCTGTACGTGCGCGCCGTCGAGCGGGCGTCCGCGGGTGCCATCCTCCTGGCCGTCCAGGGTCCCTCCTTCAAGGTGAAGGACATCGCCGCCGCGGCGAGCGAGGGCGCCGGGGCGGGAGGCAAGACGGTTGCCTGGCCCCTGGAGGAGGCCCGGAAGCAGTTCGGTGCGTTCGCCGATGCGTTGGCGCTCGACCAGAAGTTCTCCGCCCGCCGGGCCGAGCAGTCCCTGGGCTGGGCGCCGCGAGGACCCACCATCATCGAGGAGCTGCGCAGCGGCTCCTATGCCCGGCGCTGA
- a CDS encoding luciferase family protein, which yields MTSKRLVFAVVAAQLLLLVACTSATREPPAKEEAPSAPATQGALVEGSFRLGRRQGPAPEVSDAPPGTPLAHRQLSQQSPVDMQEALFARAAALADVVVAPSGISVPGARAFWLRPASVRGPRAAFQVGTEFAHIHPAHDGSLHLKFPPGLAEKVYQQGWGVPHPRSGTPMVFGPRDAAELEVVWQLLLRSYAWAHDGQAVDVQVD from the coding sequence ATGACCTCAAAGAGGTTGGTGTTCGCGGTCGTCGCGGCTCAGCTCCTTCTGCTCGTGGCCTGCACCTCGGCCACGCGTGAGCCCCCCGCCAAGGAAGAGGCTCCCTCCGCGCCCGCCACCCAGGGGGCTCTGGTGGAGGGCTCCTTCCGCTTGGGCAGACGTCAGGGGCCGGCGCCCGAGGTCAGTGATGCGCCGCCAGGAACGCCGCTCGCGCACCGGCAGCTCAGCCAGCAGTCCCCCGTCGACATGCAGGAGGCGCTCTTCGCCCGGGCCGCGGCCCTGGCGGACGTGGTGGTGGCACCCAGCGGCATCTCGGTCCCGGGCGCGCGTGCCTTCTGGCTCCGGCCCGCGTCGGTCCGCGGACCCCGCGCGGCCTTCCAGGTGGGCACCGAGTTCGCCCACATCCACCCGGCGCACGACGGAAGCCTTCACCTGAAGTTTCCTCCCGGCCTGGCGGAGAAGGTGTACCAGCAAGGTTGGGGCGTGCCTCACCCCCGCTCCGGGACGCCCATGGTCTTCGGGCCCCGTGACGCGGCCGAGCTCGAGGTGGTGTGGCAGTTGCTGTTGCGCTCCTACGCGTGGGCCCATGATGGCCAGGCCGTGGACGTCCAGGTGGATTGA
- a CDS encoding LysR family transcriptional regulator → MKDVGCYFTFAEVVRTGSFTAAARALGVTKATVSKQVMHLENTLGMRLLHRTTRKLSPTTEGEALYTRCRRMAEELEAAEAEVMQLRSKPRGRLRVSVPMTFGLLHIVPAVPEFLSRHPEIEFDLQLDDRVVDLVEQGFDMSVRIAELPDSSLTARKLATSRRVVCATPEYLKRHGTPRAPEELRQHQCLQYTYLASGTTWRMSGHGQEFLVPVGGPLQANSSLALKAAVLANIGIGQFPMFVVCEELRSGRLVPVLEDYPLPRLTIWAVHASGRTVTPKVRAWVDFLIRRFEKETGWSEMPGGSAREHRHP, encoded by the coding sequence ATGAAGGACGTGGGGTGTTACTTCACCTTCGCGGAGGTCGTGCGAACTGGAAGTTTCACAGCCGCCGCCCGAGCGCTTGGGGTCACCAAGGCAACGGTCAGCAAGCAGGTGATGCACCTGGAGAACACGCTGGGCATGCGGCTGCTGCACCGCACGACGCGCAAGCTGTCCCCGACGACCGAGGGCGAGGCGCTGTACACGCGCTGCCGGCGCATGGCCGAGGAACTGGAGGCGGCGGAAGCCGAGGTCATGCAATTGCGGAGCAAGCCCCGCGGCCGGTTGCGCGTGAGTGTGCCCATGACGTTCGGGCTGCTGCATATCGTCCCGGCCGTACCGGAGTTCCTCAGCCGCCATCCGGAGATCGAGTTCGATCTCCAGCTCGATGATCGCGTGGTGGATCTCGTCGAGCAGGGCTTCGACATGTCGGTGCGGATCGCCGAACTGCCGGACTCGTCCCTCACCGCCAGGAAGCTCGCCACCAGCCGCCGCGTGGTGTGCGCGACGCCCGAGTACCTCAAGCGTCACGGCACGCCGCGCGCGCCCGAGGAATTGCGCCAGCACCAGTGCCTGCAATACACCTATCTCGCCTCGGGAACGACGTGGCGGATGAGCGGCCACGGACAGGAGTTCCTCGTCCCGGTCGGTGGGCCGCTGCAAGCCAACAGCAGCCTGGCCCTCAAGGCCGCGGTGCTCGCGAACATCGGGATTGGCCAGTTCCCCATGTTCGTGGTCTGCGAGGAGCTGCGCAGCGGCCGGCTGGTCCCCGTGCTCGAGGACTACCCGCTCCCGCGTCTGACCATCTGGGCCGTTCACGCCTCGGGACGCACCGTCACGCCGAAGGTGCGCGCGTGGGTGGATTTCCTCATCCGCCGCTTCGAGAAGGAGACGGGCTGGAGCGAGATGCCCGGCGGTTCAGCGCGCGAGCATCGCCATCCATGA
- a CDS encoding serine/threonine-protein kinase encodes MSHRDEATPPPAPVGEEKTETEPMSGSAGVPSAEQAPREPLPAPLRQQVGRFLLLEVLGQGGMSVVYAAYDPDLDRKVALKLWRVKDEGTNLEEGRERLVREAQAMARVSHPHVIPVFEVGSWENQVFVAMELVEGGTLREWLRERPRSWREVLEKFVAAGKGLAAAHAAGLVHRDFKPANVLVGHNGRVYVTDFGLARRDARFTPSRGLTQEELPLPRPASALRRSLTQVGVVHGTPHYMSPEQFRGDALDARSDQFSFCAALYRALFATRPFDPEAMARAAAHRGTSPSVIQEPPRGGKVPVWVRRAVMRGLSLEPGERFPSMEALLGALSQERRLARRRWLGMGALAGLALAAVGSAAVWRSRLCTGAERQMGEVWGAPERQRVEAAFQKAGGAAAGQMFRRASAVLDAYAVAWSRQSTEACEATRLRGERTELLLSQQVVCLELRRESLRALVKVLGEVDIRGVEKSLDAVYALPSPADCANVGTLSEQQPRPVDPSRRADLERLETRVAELKALLDVSRYPAALEEAGALAPRVVASGYLPLLAEMRFHQGWLLALMGRTEEGASLLEQAVYDAAAGRADRLQVSILNKLLFVTGQLKRYADAERWGRLGEAMVRRLGGDSLLESELLMNRANLALWQDKPLQARVLLERSLALLGGLPPGHPKRARVTYTLGRALLDLGETRQAVEMLEEALRQMESAVGPRHLELAWFHGELSRALRENEDPSRALEHARFAADLYRSSAVDPLALAHALDSQGMCLLALGRNEDALRVFREALGLKLQHLRPEDSDLQYSYDRVGQALLALGHTREAIAILRRAGSFANVPDKVLGDTGFVLAQALWRDGRVKEARLEAARALERFTRAGSLQRAAEVESWMAMLAR; translated from the coding sequence ATGTCCCATCGCGACGAAGCCACACCCCCACCCGCGCCTGTCGGAGAGGAGAAGACCGAGACGGAGCCGATGTCGGGTTCCGCCGGGGTTCCTTCCGCGGAGCAAGCACCGCGAGAGCCGCTCCCCGCGCCGTTGCGGCAACAGGTGGGCCGCTTCCTGCTGCTCGAGGTCCTGGGGCAGGGCGGCATGAGCGTGGTGTACGCGGCGTATGATCCGGACCTGGATCGCAAGGTGGCCCTCAAGCTGTGGCGCGTGAAGGACGAGGGCACGAACCTGGAGGAGGGCCGGGAGCGGCTGGTGCGCGAGGCCCAGGCCATGGCCCGTGTCTCCCATCCCCATGTCATCCCGGTCTTCGAGGTGGGCTCCTGGGAGAATCAGGTCTTCGTGGCCATGGAGCTGGTGGAGGGGGGCACGCTGCGCGAGTGGTTGCGCGAGCGGCCGCGCTCCTGGCGCGAGGTGTTGGAGAAGTTCGTCGCGGCGGGCAAGGGCCTGGCGGCCGCGCACGCGGCGGGACTGGTCCACCGCGACTTCAAACCCGCCAACGTCCTGGTGGGCCACAACGGCCGCGTCTACGTCACCGACTTCGGCCTGGCCCGGCGCGACGCCCGGTTCACGCCCTCGCGGGGACTGACCCAGGAGGAGCTGCCGCTGCCGAGGCCGGCGTCGGCGTTGAGGCGATCGCTCACCCAGGTGGGCGTGGTGCATGGGACGCCGCACTACATGTCGCCGGAGCAGTTCCGGGGGGACGCGCTGGACGCGCGCTCGGACCAGTTCAGCTTCTGCGCCGCGCTCTACCGGGCGCTGTTCGCCACGCGCCCCTTCGATCCCGAGGCGATGGCTCGGGCCGCGGCGCACCGTGGGACCTCGCCGTCCGTCATCCAGGAGCCGCCGCGCGGGGGGAAGGTGCCCGTCTGGGTGCGGCGCGCGGTGATGCGGGGCCTGTCGCTCGAGCCCGGTGAGCGCTTCCCCTCCATGGAGGCGCTGCTGGGGGCGCTCTCCCAGGAGCGGCGGCTGGCGCGGCGGCGCTGGCTGGGGATGGGAGCCCTGGCGGGACTGGCGCTCGCGGCGGTGGGGAGCGCGGCCGTCTGGCGCTCACGGCTGTGCACGGGCGCCGAGCGGCAGATGGGGGAGGTGTGGGGGGCGCCGGAGCGTCAACGGGTGGAGGCCGCCTTCCAGAAGGCCGGGGGCGCCGCGGCGGGGCAGATGTTCCGCCGGGCCTCGGCGGTGCTCGATGCGTACGCCGTGGCGTGGTCCCGGCAGAGCACCGAGGCCTGTGAGGCCACGCGCCTGCGCGGTGAGCGCACGGAACTCTTGTTGTCCCAGCAGGTGGTGTGCCTGGAGCTGCGGCGCGAGAGCCTGCGCGCGCTCGTGAAGGTGCTGGGCGAGGTGGACATCCGGGGCGTGGAGAAGTCGCTGGACGCGGTGTACGCGCTGCCCTCTCCCGCGGACTGCGCGAACGTGGGGACGCTGTCCGAGCAGCAGCCCCGGCCCGTGGATCCCTCGCGGCGCGCGGATCTGGAGCGCCTGGAAACGCGGGTGGCCGAGCTCAAGGCCCTGCTCGACGTGAGCCGTTACCCGGCGGCGCTCGAGGAGGCCGGGGCGCTCGCGCCACGGGTGGTGGCCAGCGGCTATCTGCCCCTGCTGGCGGAGATGCGCTTTCATCAGGGCTGGCTCCTGGCGCTCATGGGCAGGACGGAGGAGGGGGCCTCGCTCCTGGAGCAGGCCGTCTATGACGCCGCGGCGGGACGGGCGGACCGCCTGCAGGTGTCCATCCTCAACAAGCTGCTCTTCGTGACGGGGCAGTTGAAGCGCTACGCGGACGCGGAGCGCTGGGGCCGGCTGGGGGAGGCGATGGTGCGGCGGCTCGGCGGGGACTCGCTCCTGGAGAGCGAGCTGCTGATGAACCGCGCCAACCTGGCCCTCTGGCAGGACAAACCCCTGCAGGCGCGCGTCTTGTTGGAGCGGTCGCTGGCGCTGCTGGGCGGGCTGCCGCCCGGGCATCCGAAGCGGGCCCGCGTGACGTATACCCTCGGGCGGGCGCTGTTGGACCTGGGCGAGACGCGGCAGGCGGTGGAGATGTTGGAGGAAGCGCTGCGGCAGATGGAATCGGCGGTGGGCCCGCGGCACCTGGAACTGGCGTGGTTTCACGGAGAGCTGTCGCGCGCGCTGCGCGAGAACGAGGATCCGTCGCGCGCCCTGGAGCACGCGCGTTTCGCCGCGGATCTCTACCGCTCCTCCGCGGTGGACCCGCTGGCGCTGGCCCATGCCCTGGATTCGCAGGGCATGTGCCTGCTGGCCCTGGGGCGCAACGAGGACGCCCTGCGTGTCTTCCGCGAGGCGCTCGGACTCAAGCTCCAGCACCTGCGGCCCGAGGACAGCGATTTGCAGTACTCCTATGACCGGGTCGGCCAGGCGCTGCTGGCCCTGGGCCACACGCGCGAGGCCATCGCCATCCTGCGGCGCGCCGGGAGCTTCGCGAACGTGCCCGACAAGGTCCTCGGCGACACGGGCTTCGTCCTGGCCCAGGCCTTGTGGCGTGACGGCCGCGTCAAGGAGGCCCGGCTCGAGGCGGCCCGGGCCCTCGAGCGCTTCACCCGGGCGGGCAGTCTCCAGCGCGCCGCCGAGGTGGAGTCATGGATGGCGATGCTCGCGCGCTGA
- a CDS encoding winged helix-turn-helix transcriptional regulator: protein MPKKEAGPRVCSMADALEVVGEKWSLLVVREVFYGVRRFEGIAQNTGAPRDVLTARLRKLSEAGVLRRVQYSERPVRSEYHLTEAGLDLAPTLLCLLQWGRRWTSEAPATQGTFVHDCGEPLHAVLTCRACGRRVTGTDLRFPQTPSKPG, encoded by the coding sequence ATGCCGAAGAAGGAGGCCGGTCCTCGGGTGTGCTCGATGGCCGATGCGCTGGAAGTGGTGGGAGAGAAGTGGTCGCTGCTGGTGGTGCGCGAGGTGTTCTATGGCGTGCGGCGCTTCGAGGGCATCGCGCAGAACACCGGAGCGCCGCGGGACGTGCTCACCGCGCGGCTGCGCAAGCTGTCGGAGGCGGGCGTGCTGCGCCGGGTGCAGTACTCGGAGCGGCCCGTGAGAAGCGAGTACCACCTCACCGAGGCGGGGCTGGACCTGGCGCCCACGCTGCTCTGCCTGTTGCAGTGGGGACGGCGGTGGACGTCGGAGGCGCCCGCCACGCAGGGGACATTCGTGCATGACTGTGGGGAGCCGCTGCACGCGGTGCTGACATGCCGCGCATGCGGGCGCCGCGTCACCGGAACGGACCTGCGCTTCCCCCAGACGCCCTCGAAGCCGGGGTGA
- a CDS encoding DUF1304 domain-containing protein produces the protein MSLLAVLFVGLVAAIHVYIVVLEMFLWTKPLGMKVFKTEPAFAAQSATLAANQGLYNGFLAAGLVWGLVAAEPVAFQAKVFFLACVMIAGLYGAATVSRRILFVQTVPAAIALALVVLSRA, from the coding sequence ATGAGTCTGCTCGCCGTGCTGTTCGTGGGACTGGTCGCCGCCATCCATGTCTACATCGTGGTGCTGGAGATGTTTCTCTGGACGAAGCCCCTGGGGATGAAGGTGTTCAAGACGGAGCCGGCCTTCGCCGCGCAGTCGGCGACGCTCGCCGCCAATCAGGGGCTGTACAACGGCTTCCTCGCCGCGGGCCTCGTCTGGGGCCTGGTGGCCGCGGAGCCCGTGGCGTTCCAGGCCAAGGTCTTCTTCCTGGCGTGCGTGATGATCGCGGGCCTGTACGGAGCGGCCACGGTGAGCCGGCGCATCCTCTTCGTGCAGACGGTGCCCGCGGCCATCGCGCTGGCGCTGGTGGTGCTCTCGCGCGCGTGA
- a CDS encoding lysophospholipid acyltransferase family protein, giving the protein MDTLVERPPLTKRLKRFLRYLLVRAALALVGALPLGFARWLGAGFGRLAFAVAGGERRKALKSLARAFPERSDAERHALARASFRHLGMAAFEVGATSSMDRQLERLVRWEDVDRRVLDAALARGKGVVFVSGHVGNWELLARRVSRAGYPSQSIAKETTDPRLTALVGRFREQGGVRSIWRGQEGAARAMLRALKAGEILGLLIDQDTRVQSLFVPFFGELAATPRAAADLALRTGAAVVVGFCQREGEGYRLWMEEVAWRAGSDREADALALTAALSERIEAAIRRAPEQWVWMHQRWKTRPPPAS; this is encoded by the coding sequence ATGGACACGCTCGTGGAGCGTCCTCCCCTAACAAAGCGCCTCAAGCGCTTCCTCCGCTACCTCCTCGTGCGTGCCGCCCTCGCCCTGGTGGGGGCCCTGCCGCTCGGTTTCGCCCGGTGGCTGGGCGCGGGCTTCGGCCGCCTCGCCTTCGCCGTGGCCGGGGGGGAGCGGCGCAAGGCCTTGAAGTCCCTCGCCCGCGCCTTCCCGGAGAGGTCCGACGCGGAGCGTCATGCGCTCGCCCGCGCCTCCTTCCGCCACCTGGGCATGGCCGCCTTCGAGGTGGGCGCCACTTCGTCCATGGATCGACAGTTGGAGCGGCTGGTGCGCTGGGAGGACGTGGACCGGCGCGTGCTCGACGCGGCGCTCGCCCGGGGCAAGGGGGTCGTCTTCGTCTCGGGGCACGTGGGCAACTGGGAACTGCTGGCGCGGCGGGTGTCGCGCGCGGGCTACCCGAGCCAGAGCATCGCCAAGGAGACGACGGACCCGCGCCTCACCGCGCTCGTCGGGCGCTTCCGGGAGCAGGGCGGGGTGCGCAGCATCTGGCGTGGCCAGGAGGGCGCGGCGCGCGCCATGCTGCGCGCGCTCAAGGCGGGGGAGATTCTCGGGCTGCTCATCGACCAGGACACCCGGGTGCAGTCGCTCTTCGTGCCCTTCTTCGGGGAGCTGGCGGCCACGCCCCGGGCGGCGGCGGACCTGGCGCTGCGCACGGGCGCGGCGGTGGTGGTGGGCTTCTGCCAGCGCGAGGGCGAGGGCTACCGCTTGTGGATGGAGGAGGTGGCGTGGCGGGCGGGGTCGGACCGCGAGGCGGACGCCCTGGCGCTCACCGCGGCGCTCTCCGAGCGCATCGAGGCCGCCATCCGCCGTGCCCCCGAGCAATGGGTGTGGATGCACCAGCGCTGGAAGACCCGGCCTCCCCCGGCCTCCTGA
- the astB gene encoding N-succinylarginine dihydrolase, producing MREYNFDGLVGPTHNYGGLSPGNLASAQHGGTVSHPRAAALQGLEKMRFVAGLGVGQAVLPPHPRPSLKTLRALGFTGTDEELITRAAREAEHLLRLTSSSAAMWTANAATGAPSEDTADGRMHLTVANLQQMFHRALEAETTYAVLRAIFADERHFAIHAPLPGGGHFADEGAANHTRLVTPGHRAVHLLAWGRSAWRGDVRHPTRFPARQTLEASEALARLNQLDPAQVLLPQQAPEGIDAGAFHTDVLAVGSGGFLMLHELAFVDAPGLLRTLGERLGEGFTYVLATEDELPVRDAVKAYPFNSQVLALPDGSLAIVAPQESRETPTTRRFLERVVAGDNPVKAVHYLDVRQSMNNGGGPACLRQRVWLTDAERAAVTANVFYTPELHASLAGWVTRHYREELRAEDLRDPRLARETMTALDELTRLLHLGPVYDFQK from the coding sequence ATGCGCGAATACAACTTCGACGGCCTCGTCGGTCCCACGCACAATTACGGCGGTCTCTCGCCCGGCAATCTCGCCTCGGCCCAGCATGGCGGCACGGTGAGCCATCCCCGCGCGGCGGCGCTACAGGGGTTGGAGAAGATGCGCTTCGTGGCGGGCCTGGGTGTCGGCCAGGCGGTGTTGCCCCCCCACCCCCGGCCCTCGCTCAAGACGCTGCGCGCGCTGGGCTTCACCGGCACGGACGAGGAGCTCATCACCCGGGCGGCGCGCGAGGCGGAGCACCTCTTGCGGCTCACCTCCAGCAGCGCCGCCATGTGGACGGCGAACGCGGCCACGGGGGCGCCGAGCGAGGACACCGCGGACGGGCGCATGCACCTGACGGTGGCCAACCTCCAGCAGATGTTCCACCGGGCCCTGGAGGCGGAGACGACATACGCGGTGCTGCGCGCCATCTTCGCGGACGAGCGCCACTTCGCCATCCACGCGCCGCTGCCCGGGGGCGGGCACTTCGCGGACGAGGGCGCGGCCAACCACACCCGGCTCGTCACGCCCGGCCACCGCGCCGTGCACCTGCTCGCGTGGGGCCGCAGCGCGTGGCGCGGCGATGTGCGCCACCCCACCCGCTTTCCCGCCCGGCAGACGCTGGAGGCCAGTGAGGCGCTGGCGCGGTTGAACCAGCTCGACCCCGCCCAGGTGCTCCTGCCCCAGCAGGCGCCCGAGGGCATCGACGCGGGGGCCTTCCACACGGACGTGCTGGCGGTGGGCAGCGGGGGCTTCCTCATGCTGCACGAGCTGGCCTTCGTGGACGCCCCCGGGCTGCTGCGCACGCTGGGCGAGCGGCTCGGCGAGGGCTTCACGTACGTGCTCGCCACCGAGGACGAGCTGCCCGTGCGCGACGCGGTGAAGGCCTACCCGTTCAACTCCCAGGTGCTCGCGCTGCCGGACGGCTCGCTCGCCATCGTGGCTCCCCAGGAGAGCCGGGAGACACCCACCACGCGGCGCTTCCTCGAGCGCGTGGTGGCCGGGGACAACCCGGTGAAGGCGGTGCACTACCTGGACGTGCGCCAGTCGATGAACAACGGAGGGGGCCCCGCGTGCCTGCGCCAGCGCGTGTGGCTCACCGACGCCGAGCGCGCCGCGGTCACGGCCAACGTCTTCTACACGCCGGAGCTGCACGCCTCGCTCGCCGGCTGGGTGACGCGGCACTACCGCGAGGAGCTGCGCGCGGAGGACTTGAGGGATCCCCGGCTCGCGCGCGAGACGATGACGGCGCTCGACGAGCTGACGCGGCTGTTGCACCTGGGCCCGGTCTACGACTTCCAGAAGTAG
- a CDS encoding UDP-glucose dehydrogenase family protein: protein MHIAIIGSGYVGLVAGTCFADSGNDVICVDINAEKIAQLQRGEIPIYEPGLEELIRKNTRERRLSFTTELATAVARSQVVFIAVGTPEGESGEADLQYVLSAAEQIGRAMQQYTVVVDKSTVPVGTADKVRETIARVTQVEFDVVSNPEFLKEGAALEDFLKPDRVVIGTESERARKVMGQLYAPFVRTENPILHMDTRSAELTKYAANAMLATRISFMNDMAALCEKVGADVDFVRKGMGADKRIGYPFLFPGVGYGGSCFPKDVKALVAKGRELGMELDLLRAVERTNERQKRTLVQKALKHFGSLDGRTFAVWGLAFKPKTDDMREAPSIEVIEGLLAKGAKVAAHDPVAERTARRVFGERIRYTQLPYEALEGVDALFVVTEWNEFRHPDFERMKKLMKTPVILDGRNIYDPERMRELGFTYMGLGRR from the coding sequence ATGCATATCGCCATCATTGGTTCAGGCTACGTGGGACTCGTCGCGGGGACGTGCTTCGCCGACTCGGGCAACGACGTCATCTGCGTGGACATCAACGCGGAGAAGATCGCCCAGCTCCAGCGGGGCGAGATTCCCATCTACGAGCCGGGCCTGGAGGAGCTCATCCGCAAGAACACGCGGGAGCGGCGCCTGTCCTTCACCACGGAGCTGGCCACGGCGGTGGCGCGCTCGCAGGTGGTGTTCATCGCCGTGGGCACGCCCGAGGGCGAGAGCGGCGAGGCGGACCTCCAGTACGTCCTGTCCGCGGCGGAGCAGATCGGCCGGGCCATGCAGCAGTACACGGTGGTGGTGGACAAGAGCACCGTGCCGGTGGGCACCGCCGACAAGGTGCGCGAGACCATCGCCCGGGTGACCCAGGTGGAGTTCGACGTCGTCTCCAACCCCGAGTTCCTCAAGGAGGGCGCGGCGCTGGAGGACTTCCTCAAGCCGGACCGGGTGGTCATCGGCACCGAGTCCGAGCGGGCGCGCAAGGTGATGGGCCAGCTCTACGCGCCGTTCGTGCGCACCGAAAACCCCATCCTCCACATGGACACGCGCTCGGCGGAGCTCACCAAGTACGCCGCCAACGCCATGCTCGCCACGCGCATCTCCTTCATGAACGACATGGCCGCGCTCTGCGAGAAGGTGGGCGCGGACGTGGACTTCGTGCGCAAGGGCATGGGCGCCGACAAGCGCATCGGCTACCCGTTCCTCTTTCCTGGCGTGGGCTATGGCGGTAGCTGCTTTCCCAAGGACGTGAAGGCGCTGGTGGCCAAGGGCCGCGAGCTGGGGATGGAGCTGGATCTGCTCCGCGCGGTGGAGCGCACCAACGAGCGGCAGAAGCGCACGCTCGTGCAGAAGGCGCTCAAGCACTTCGGCTCGCTCGACGGGCGCACCTTCGCGGTGTGGGGCCTGGCCTTCAAGCCCAAGACGGACGACATGCGCGAGGCGCCCTCCATCGAGGTCATCGAGGGGCTGCTCGCCAAGGGCGCCAAGGTGGCGGCGCATGATCCGGTGGCCGAGCGCACCGCGCGCCGCGTCTTCGGCGAGCGCATCCGCTACACCCAACTGCCCTACGAGGCCCTGGAGGGCGTGGACGCGCTCTTCGTCGTCACCGAGTGGAACGAGTTCCGCCACCCGGACTTCGAGCGCATGAAGAAGCTGATGAAGACGCCCGTCATCCTCGACGGGCGCAACATCTACGACCCGGAGCGCATGCGCGAGCTGGGCTTCACGTACATGGGCCTCGGCCGCCGGTAG